From Onychostoma macrolepis isolate SWU-2019 chromosome 19, ASM1243209v1, whole genome shotgun sequence, a single genomic window includes:
- the LOC131525919 gene encoding HLA class I histocompatibility antigen, alpha chain E-like, with amino-acid sequence MFWPILLWFFLFISLQSNAKPENHSLHYMYTGLTKAGPFPVFSAVGESDNIQIVRYSNEKQVWIRDNLTVDDWNKAPAEPPETREEFLNYLYDLSRCTPSAECSELHVLQRISGCELEKLSNGTVKSRKAFDEFAYDGKDFITLKYDLLPWLDKGIETKMDHQTGRNPFLRDFLVNCSKWISTFDNTYKSPPDVHVFARKSPDHSKLNLSCLTTGFYPKDVEMNIRLDRTVLGNQISSGIRPNDDKTFQLRTSVEIDRNHKGFYDCFVIHSSLTEPASVEWDGICSNCETESSQSVTAGVAVAAVLVFLIMIVCCIYKMRRSNGL; translated from the exons ATGTTTTGGCCAATTTTATTAtggttttttcttttcatttctctTCAAAGCAATGCGAAACCAG AGAATCACTCCCTCCACTACATGTATACAGGCTTGACAAAAGCAGGTCCATTTCCAGTGTTCAGCGCTGTGGGTGAATCTGATAACATACAGATTGTTCGCTACAGTAATGAAAAACAAGTCTGGATAAGAGACAATCTGACTGTAGACGACTGGAACAAAGCTCCTGCAGAACCGCCTGAAACTAGAGAAGAGTTCTTAAATTATCTATATGATCTGTCACGCTGCACACCATCTGCAGAGTGTTCTG AGCTCCATGTACTCCAGAGAATAAGTGGCTGTGAGCTGGAAAAACTTTCTAATGGAACAGTAAAGAGTCGGAAGGCCTTTGATGAGTTTGCATACGATGGAAAGGATTTTATTACCTTAAAGTATGACCTTCTTCCATGGCTGGATAAAGGCATAGAAACCAAAATGGATCATCAAACTGGACGAAACCCATTCCTCAGAGATTTCCTCGTAAACTGCTCTAAGTGGATCTCCACATTTGACAACACATATAAGA GTCCAccagatgttcatgtctttgcAAGGAAATCTCCTGATCACAGTAAACTGAATCTGAGCTGTCTGACCACTGGTTTCTACCCCAAAGATGTTGAGATGAACATCAGATTGGACAGAACTGTACTTGGGAACCAAATATCATCTGGAATCAGACCAAATGATGATAAAACCTTTCAGCTGAGAACCAGTGTGGAGATTGACAGAAACCATAAAGGATTTTATGACTGTTTTGTCATTCACAGCAGTCTGACAGAACCAGCTTCAGTAGAATGGG ATGGAATCTGTTCTAACTGTGAAACAGAATCTTCGCAGTCTGTTACAGCAGGAGTAGCAGTAGCAGCAGTTCTAGTCTTTCTCATTATGATTGTTTGCTGCATCTACAAAATGAGAAGATCAAATG GTCTGTGA